Part of the Aquimarina sp. TRL1 genome, TGTATTGCTTTGTTTTCCTCCAGTTCAGGGTTGGTTTCTACAATTTTAATCCCTTTTCTGATAAAGGTTTCATTCATTTCCTTAAAGATGAGTGCTGTTACTCCTTTGTTTTGATATTCAGGATCAATTCCTATTAAATAAAAGGCTGCTGTATTGTTTTTTCGTTGTGCTTTAAGAATGTGTAAAAAGCCAAAAGGAAACATTTTTCCTTTCATTTTTTTCAGTGCCTTGGAGAAAGATGGCATAACGATAGAGAATGCAATTAGTTTTCCTTTTTCATCGCTAATACAGGTAATGAAATCAGGGTTGATGTATGGGATGTATTTCTCCTTATACATATCGATTTGATATTGTTGTATAGGGACAAAGGTTTGTAGGCTGCTATAGGTTTTGTTTAAAAGATCAAACATTTCATTTACATAAGGTAAAATTGCCTTACTGTTTTTGAAAGTGATAAGTTTTAGATTATAGCGATCCTTAATAATATCTGCAAACTTAACAACCTTGTCTTTTGTTTTGGTGGGGACTTTTATGCGATATTCTACCCAGGTAGCAGCATCTTCAAAACCTAACTGTTCTAGGTGGGTACGATAATAAGGATGATTGTACCAGGTGATCATGGTATTGAGTTCTTCAAAACCTTTAATAAGAATTCCCGCCTTGTCCATATTAGAAAAACCAACCGGTCCTTCCATAAATTCCAGAGAATGTTCTACGCCAAATTTGATTACTTCTTGTAATAATGCTTTGGTAACTTCGATATCATCAATCATATCTAACCAACCAAAGCGAACTTTTTTCTTTTTTTGTTCTTTTACTTCTATCCAGTTGATAATTGCGGCAATACGTCCCACAACTTTATTGTTTTTGTAGGCTAAAAAATATTTAGCTACGGCATTTTTGAAGACAGGATTTTTTAAAGGGTCAATGGCATCCAGTTCTTCTTTTATGATTGGGGGAACATAATAAGGGGAATTCTTGTATATTTCAAAAGGAAATTTAACAAACGTGGTTAAATCTCCTTTTGAGGTAATTTCTTTTGTCGTAATCATAGATATTCTCTAGTTCATAGCAAATATATATTCTTTTATGAAAATATACTGCTTAGAGAGGAATGATTTCTATATGTTTTGAGAAAATATGTTATAATCCTTCTCCGTCATCCTCTTCTAACTCTTTTTCCTTTTCTTCTTCTTCTTTCTTGGCTTTTTCTGCAGCTTTTTTAGCTTTTGCCTCTTCTTTCTTTCTTTTCTTTTCTTCCTTTTTTCTTCTCTTTTCTTCTTTCTTTAATCGCTTTTCTTCTTCCTTTTGAGCCCTTTCTTCTTCTTTTTTCATTTGCTCATATTGAGCATCAATGTCTTCTTCCTCTTCTTCCAGCTCTTTTTCTTTCGCTTTTTCAAGTTCTTTCGTATCCTTTTCTTCTTCATTGAAGAGCTCCTTTTCTAGATTGTCTAGTTTTTGTAGTTCTTTATCAATCTCATCCAGTTCCTGATCGACTCCTTGTTCTTTTTCCATTTGATCAAGCTCTTTGTCAATTTCCTTGATCATCTTAGCCTTTTCTTTTTCTTCTTTTAAACGGGCTTTTTCAGCTCTTTTAGCTTCTTTTGCTTCTCGCTTAAGACGTCTTCGTTCTTCTTTTCTGAATTTTTTGTCGTCTTTTTTAGCTTGTTTTTCATTAGCGATTCGCTCTCGTTCTAATCGTTCTGCTGTTCTGCGTTCATCCAATTCTCTTTCGATTTCCTGTCGATGATCATCATCTTCGAAGTCGTTAATGAATGGTGTTTTTCTAGCGTTTAATGTATCGTTTTCTTCTTCTTCGAATTCAGAATCAATATCTTCGAAATCATCCTCTTCATTATCTTCGAGGTCATCCGGGTTTTCTTGTATTCCGATACTTTCTCCTTCTTCTAAGATAATTTCATCTTTTTTGTGCCAATCAAATCGATAGGCTCCTCCAAAGTTTAGTGAGAATATAGAAGGAGTGTCTTTAAAATTTGTAGTCAAACTGGCATCAAACTGTATATCGTTATTTAATAGATAAGCTCCTCCGATTCTAAAAAGATCATCACTGTAGAAATCACTTTTTTGCCCTTGATATTCCCCAAAGACAGCCCAGTTGTCATTGATCGTATGCGTGGTGGTGATAATCCATCCATATGTAGGGTTTTCGGTTGTGATCTTATCTATAATGATATTCGTGACTAATACCCAGTTTTTAAAATTATTGGTAGTCCAGTTGTTTTGGGTAATTAGTACAAATTTAGGGCTGATACTAGGGTCATCTACAGGTGTAAATGGGTTATCAGCTGTATTGAAGTTCATTCCGGCATATACAGAAACTGCTGGAATAAGTGTTTTCCATTTAAATCGATGTTGTGCTTTCCAACTATTGAGGTCTATAGAATCTTTCTTAGGTCTTTTATAAGGATCAAATACCAAATATTTTGCTCCAATTGTATTGTTGACAAAATTAAAACGAGTTGTTTTCTGTTCATTAGCACCAACGGTTCTTTTTACTACATCCCCGCGAGCAGTTCCATCAAGGCGTATTTCTAATTGTTCTATCAATAACCCATAGCGTGCTTCGTAGTCCATTGTAAAAAAGCTTGTTTGGGTATCGCGCAATGTATGCTTTTCTTTACCAAACCCGAAACCACCTTCTCCTTGAAGCACATTATTCCCCACAGAGAATGCTCCCTGAGATCTTCCAGGTCTGTTTGTGTTTATTTTTTTGGTGTACTGCGCTGATAAAGAATAGCTTATTGTGAGAAAGCTAATAAGTATCAGAATAGATTTTGGGCTCATATTCAACAGATTTAGACCAAATATAGGAGAAATTATCATTTTTTTGGGATTGAATGCGGGTATTTGTATGTGGAGTTCATTATTTTTGAAAAAAAATAATATGCAAGAAGCTTCCGTTGTAGGGGTATTAAAAATTATTCTCATTATCGCATTAGTGTATTATGGGGTAAAGATTATAACGCGAATATTTGGTCCTCTATTGCTTAAGTATGTAACAAAGAAAGCAGGAGAGAAATTCCAACAACAATTCGATCAGTATCAACAGCAACAGCAGCCGTCTACTGATGGAGAAATTAACTATACTAAAAAATCGAAACGAAGCACTTCTAATAAAGAGGTAGGGGAGTATATCGATTATGAAGAGATTGATTAATTTGACTTTTTCAATAGGTCTAAAAACACACATTTCATGACATCTTTTTTCAAAAGATTTTTACCGCATATATTTGTTTTTATAGGTTTTGTTATTATTTCACTTCTTTATTTTAACCCGGTGTTAAGTGGAAAAAAAATGCGGCAAAGTGATATTGTCCAATACACTGGAATGGCACGTCAGCAAACAGATTTCAGAAATAATACCGGAGAAGAGCCCTATTGGACAGATAGTGCTTTTGGAGGAATGCCAACTTACCAGTTGGGAGCGCAGTATCCACATAGTTATTTAAAAAAAATAGATCGATTGATTCGGTTTTTACCCAGACCAGCAGATTATTTATTTCTTTATTTTATAGGGTTTTATATTTTGTTATTGGTGCTAAAAGTAGATTATAAGCTTGCTTTTCTAGGGAGTTTGGCTTTTGGTTTTTCTACCTATTTCATCATTATTATTGGAGTGGGACATAATGCAAAGGCACATGCTATAGGCTATATGCCTTTGGTATTAAGTGGAATTTTATTGATTTTTAAGAAAAAACGAATCTTAGGGTTCGGAGTATTAGCATTATCAATGGGATTAGAGATAGCGGCTAATCATTTTCAGATGACATACTACTTGTTTTTGGCAGTATTGATTATGGGAATATGTTATTTGGTCGATGCGTTTAAGAAGAAAACACTTCCTGCTTTTTTTCAATCTGTAGGAATTATGGTTGTGGCAGTGTTGTTTTCTGTATTGATGAATGCCACAAGCTTGCTGGCTACAAAAGAATACACAAAATACAGTACCAGGGGGTCTTCTGATATAACGATCACGGCAGATGGTTCGCAAAAAACAAGTTCGGGCTTAGATTATGAGTATATTACTACTTATAGTTATGGTATTCTGGAAAGCTTTAATTTATTTATTCCTCGTTTTATGGGAGGGTCTTCTTCTGAAAATATAGGAAAAGATGCGCATATCTATGAGAAATTATTGGCTATGGGAGCCAGTCCTTCTCAGGCATCTATGTATACAGAGGGAGCTCCAACATATTGGGGAGATCAGCCTTTTGTAGGCGCCCCGGCCTACATAGGAGCAGTAGTACTATTTTTGTTTGTATTGGCGTTGTATTTAGTGAAAGGAAAACTAAAATGGTGGTTAGTAGGTGCTTCTGTACTAACCTTACTATTATCTTGGGGGAAGAATTTCAGTGTATTGACTACTTTGTTTATTGACTATTTCCCAATGTATGATAAGTTCAGAGCGGTATCTTCTATACAGGTCATTATAGAATTATGTGTACCTATATTAGCAGTTGTTGGTTTACAACGTTTTTTTAGTAATAAGGTTACTGAAGAAGAAAAAACAACAGCCCTGAAGTATGCGACTGGAATTGTCGGAGGAATTGCTATCTTGTTTTTGTTGCTAAAAGGGACTCTTTTTAATTTTGTTGGAGCCAGAGATGGGATGTTGATACAGCAACTAGGGCTTGATTTTGTCGATGCACTTAAGGAGGATAGAAAAGCTATTTTTACGGCAGATACTTTACGATCTTTAGTATTAGTGTTATTAGTTGCCGGAGGCTGTTGGGCATACCTAAAGAATAAAATTAAACAACCGCTGCTCATAGTAGGAATAGCGATATTGATCGTATTTGATTTAGTGGTCATAGATCGCAAATATGTGAATAATGATAACTTCGTATCTGCTAAAGAGTTTCGAAGTGCTTTTGTAGCCACTAAAGCAGATAACAAGATATTAGAAGATAAAGGACATTATCGTGTATACGATTTATTAGGAGATCCTTTTAATAGTGGAAGAGCTTCGTATTTTCATAATGCATTAGGAGGATATCATGCAGCAAAAATGGGAAGAATTCAAGATCTATTCGAATTTTATATTTCCAAAGGAGATGTAAGTATATTGAATATGTTTAATGTCAAGTATTTTATTACCAAAGATGAAAAAGGAGCGATAGTACAGGAAAACCCTTATACGAATGGGAATGCCTGGTTTGTTTCTTCTCTGAAGGAAGTAACAACAGCTGATGATGAAATTCTAGGATTAAAAGGATTAAAAAATAAAGAGACGGCACTTATTCATACTGATTTTTCTGTAAAAAATACTCAGTATTCGGTAGATAGTTTGGCAACGATTAAGTTACAAACTCATCAACCTAATAAGCTAGTATATACTACGAATAATTCAGCGGCAGGATTTGCTGTTTTTTCTGAAGTTTATTACAAAGATGGATGGCAGGCATATATTGATGGGAAGCCAGTATCTCATGTTCGTGTAAATTATATACTAAGAGGGTTAGAGATTCCAGAAGGAAAGCATACAGTTACGTTTGCCTTTGAACCGCAGGTGATACAAACAGGAAGTACAATTACAGTTGCAAGCTCTATTTTGTTTATACTGTTATTGGCAGGTTTTATCTTCTATGACTTTAGAAAAAATAAAAAAGGAACACATACTGATCAGGCGCATTAAGTTAGTATGAAGAAAGTATTGATTATAACATATTATTGGCCGCCAGCAGGAGGTCCAGGGGTACAACGATGGTTAAAGTTCGTAAAATACCTTAGAGAATATGCTATAGATCCGGTGGTGTTTGTCCCGGAAAATCCGACATATCCTATAAAAGATACCTCATTATCGACAGAAATACCTGAGGATATTACGGTACTTAAGCGTTCTATTTTCGAACCCTATCGATTTGCTCAGTTTTTTTCTAAAAAAGACACCAATACAATTAGTAAAGGAATTATAGCTAGGGGAGAAAAACAATCATTTATACAGCGGTTGTTATTGTATATTAGAGGGAACTACTTTATCCCGGATGCCAGAAAGTTTTGGGTAAAACCATCGGTTCGCTTTTTAAAAAAATATCTCAAAAAACATCAGATAGATACGATTATTACAACCGGTCCTCCACATAGTGTTCATCTTATAGGCTTAGAGCTCAAAAAAGAGATGGGCAGTAAATGGGTGGCAGATTTTAGAGACCCCTGGACTACTATCGGGTATCATGATAAATTGAAGCTGGGAAAACGGGCTAAAGAAAAACACACATCATTAGAAGAGGAAGTATTGACGAATGCAGATCATGTTTTGGTAACAAGTAATACCACAAAACATGAGTTTGAAGCCATCACACTACAACCAATAACAGTAATTACTAATGGTTATGATTACGAGAAGGGAGTAGAAGTTTCATTGTCAGATCGTTTTACGATCTCTCATATTGGTTCTTTATTGTCAGGGAGAAATCCTGTTATGTTATGGAAAGCACTATACGATCTTACCGAAGAACATCCTGATTTTGCTACTTCATTAGAGATACAATTGGTAGGAGCAGTAAGTGAGGATGTATTAGAAAGTATAAAAGGAGCAGGATTGACCTCTTTTTTAACATTAAAAGGATATGTGTCTCATCAAGAAGCAGTGGCTATTCAGCGTAGCAGTCAATTATTAGTTTTAATAGAAATCGATGTTCCAGAGACACGCTGTATCATCCCTGGTAAATTGTTTGAGTATATGGTGTCAAATCGCCCGATATTAGCTATTGGACCGGAAGGAGCAGATATTGAAGGGTTGATCAAAGAAACAAATACTGGAGTTTTTTATCAATATAGGGATTATACGGATATCAAAAAACAACTGTGGGAATACTATCAGCAGTTTTTAAAAGGGACATTACAAACGCAGCCAATAGGCTTGCAGCGTTTTAGTAGAAAAGAATTAACCCGTACGTTATCAGAAGTCCTGAAGAAATTATAATTTTATACTACAAATATCAAAAATATCTTGAGTGGGGGTCGTCATAAAACAATCCATACGTAATATAATTACTACCTGTGTGGGCTTTGGTCTTGGAGCTGTTAATACCTTGTTTTTAATGACCTGGTTTCTGGAGCAGGAGTATTACGGATTGATTAGTTATGTAATATCTGCAGCCAATCTTGTTTGGCCTTTTTTAATTTTTGGAGCTCATAATACATTAGTGAAGTTTTTTTCCGCCTATACAGATTCATCAGAACAGCATCGTTTATTGAGTTGGTTATTACTAATTCCATTATTCTTGTCTGTAGTATTAGCAGGAATGGGAATACTGCTTTATCAGCAGTTACTCGTATTTTTTGATGGAGAGAATGCGATTGTAAAGCCTTATGTGTGGACTATTTTTGTGTTGGCATTTGCTATTACATATTTTGAAGTGTTTTATGCCTGGGCCAAAGTAAAACTGCAGAGTGCTTTTGGAAACTTTCTCAAAGAAATATTTACCCGATTTGGAATTGCTGTTTTATTGATATTAGTAGCAGTAAAGATAATAGAAGTCCAAGCATTTGTTTATTGGTTAATGGCGGTTTATATACTTCGGTTATTTATAATGATGGGCTATGCCTTATCGCTTCATCGTACTTTTAGGTTTCGATGGACGCTTCCATCTAATTATAGCTCTGTTTTTAAATACTCCGGTTTAATTGTATTAGCGGGGTCAGTAGCTTCTTTTTTGATTGATTTGGATAAAGTAATGATTGAACGTTTTATGCCTATCGGTAATTTAGCCAATTATACGATTTGTGCTTATATCGCCAGTGTGATTATTATGCCTTCCAGAGCTATGCATCAAATAACATATCCATTAACAGCAAAGTTGATTAATGAGAAGCAGTATGATGCTCTGAGAACTTTATATCGAAAAAGTGCTTTGAATTTATTTGTGATTAGCGGATTGTTTTTTGTCTTGATTTTGTGTAATGTACATCAGCTTTTCGAATTGATTTCAGATAAGTATCAATTACATATTTGGGTTATTCTTTTTATAGGACTTACCAAATTGTATGATAATTTTTTAGGGAATAATAATGCGGTTTTATATAATTCGGATTATTATCGAATTGTATTGATAATAGGGATTGGAATGGCTTTGTTAGCTTTTGTACTAAATGCATTGTGTATTCCTTTTTTTGGGATAAAAGGAGCTGCTTTGGCTACATTCATTGCTGTTTTTGTATATAACACAATGAAGCTTTGGATTGTTTATCAAAAATTCGGGATGCATCCTTTTTCGAAGCGTATTGTTGGAGGAGGGATTCTTATTCTCACGGCTACTGCTGCTTTTTATTTTTGGGAATTTTCTTTTTCTCCGATAGTGAATATTGTTTTAAAGAGTATTTTGATCGGGATAAGTTATGTGGGAGCAGTCTTACTTACAAAGCTTTCTCCTGATATTACTGACATAATAAGAAAAATCCCTCGAGGTGCATAAGGCATTCAACTCTTGAGGGATTTTTCAACTAACCAACCAAAAAATATATATACTAAGTATATTTTATTTTAAATGCTTCTCCTGGAGCGACTATGAGAACTTGTAGCTCTCGAACCTGAAGTTCTGTTACTTCGGGAAGCGTTACTTTTTCTTGTCTGCGTTCTGGTAGCAGCATTGCTTTTACTACTATATTGACGATTATATGAGCGTTTTGTTGCACCATTAGCTCTATTTCCTGAGAAATTTCTGTTCGCAGATCGAGAAACAGTTCTTGGAGCTCGATTTGTTGTAGTTCTAGTAGTGGTATGTGTTCTTGTTTTTGTATACGAAGGACGATTTGTTACACTACTTCTACTTCTGGTGGTGCTAGTTGTCACCGTTCTTGCTTTTGGCGCTTTGCTTCTAGAATTCGAATAGTTACTTCTACTGGTTCTGGAAGGAGTCGTGCTTCTGCTAGTATGAGTAGATCTACTGGTATTCACGGTAGAACGACTTGTACTTCTGCTTCTGGTAGGAGCTACTGATCTGGTATTATAATTAGATCGGCTTCTGGTAGTTGCATTAGATCGATTAGCACCTCTGCTTCTAGAAGAATATGCAGTATAGTTTCTGTCATTTCTGGAATACATAGCAGCTCTTCGGTCTCTAGACTGATATGCCAGACTTCTGGCAGAACGAGCTCTTGATCCTCTGTGATATGCTACAGAACGCTGACTAGGTCTGTAATAATTTCTATTTCTATAAGGAGTTCTGTAATACCCGCTATAGTAATTAGTTCTATAGGTTCTGTAAGAACATCTAAAAGGAGTGTAATATCTTCTATATGGTCTATTGTATACAATACATCTGCTCACAACGGGTACTGTAAAATATCTGTGGTAAGGTCTGTATACGTAATGCCTGTTGAACCTATTGATATATCCGGTACAATAAGTGAAATTTCCGTAGCTGTTATAGTTGATATATAACCCTCCTAACCTGGATAAACGACCAAAGTTATTATAGTTAAGAAATACATCACCTACTTGTATAATTCTTCCGTAATAATCATAGAATATAGGTACTTCTTCTACCTGTACTACAGCTCCATAATCATCGTACTGTACAAACGGATCATAGTTGTATCCTGAATTAAAACTGATGTTAATCCCGGGAGCGTTTACATTTACATTAATGTGATTGTTAGGTCTGTTGATATAAAAATCAAATTGACCATCCGGGTATATAGAAAATTCAATGCCTCCTTCTGTAAAGATAAAAGACTTTCCGTAGTTATAGGATCTATTATAACTTGTTCCTTCATTTGATTCATATGCATTAGCAGATATTGTCGCTAACATAACCCCGGCAAATAATAGCATAAATTTTTTCATAATCAGTGTTTTTTAAGAAAGTGCAGAAATTTTAATTCCGAACTCGATTAGTTATATGCAAGCAGCGTGCCAAAAACTATGAGAATATGTTAAAGAAAGTGGAGTTTGTATAGGGTAATCTGTTGTGAAGTGCTGAATTTATTGATATAATGATAATAGTTATAGAGAGGAAATCCTCCTGATAGAGTAGAGGAAAGACCTCGGAAAATCAGATTTTTTTACTTTTTTAAATAAAAAAACAGTAATGATATTCCATTACTGTTTATATATATTATAAAACGGATTAGTGTTTAAAGACTACATGCATTTGTGGCTAACATTTCCTTTGTTGGGTTATAAGCATTTTTACTGCATTGAAACGTATGAATCACGGTGTTTTTAAAAGCACAGTGATTGGATAATTTTTTATTATTAAAAATCCATAGTCTGTTATCAACATTATTTAGGGTTGTAAATCCTTTTACATCGATTAACTCTGGATTAGCAAGAATCCATAAATTATCAACTTTTTGAAGCAATTCGAATGTGTTGATTTTTTCCAATTTATCATTAGAGACAATGCGAATAAAGCCTGCTGTGCGCAGATTGTCAAAACCTGTAAGAGCGGTAAGTGAAGGAAGGTCTTTTATACGTAATTCTTCGGTGATATTTTCGAGGTTTTTGAAGCCTTGAAGATTGTGTAAGGATCCATTATCTTCTATAAAGAGATTGGTTAGGGAAGTAAGGTTTTCCAGTGCATCAACATTCTCTAAAAAAGTGTTATACTGTATTGTTAGTTTAGCACCGACAGTTTGTAGGTTTTCTAATCCTCTCAGATTTTTTAAGTTTTTTTTTGTTCCGTTGGAATATACTGTTGAACGATTGTTTTTGATACGTAGTTCGCCAGTAATTGTTTTCAAATCTTTTAGGGAACTCATATCAATAACATTATTGATAATAAGACTTCCTTCTACTTTAGTATATTGTTTGGCAGCGAATATTTCTAATTCGTCTTGATTACTAATAAATTTATTTCCTGTAAATACTTTTTCCCCTGCGGTTTTACAATTGTCATTAGTAAGGTGTTCTTTACTTGGGTTATATCCATTTCCGTTAATAATGATGTTCCCCTGAATAGTTGTATTTTGCAAAGCACAAAAATTATATAAGGAAGTGTTGGATGTAATTGAAAGATCTTTTGCTATTGATGTTAACTGCTGTAGTCCTTCCAGATCAGAAAGATTGTTATTGGATCGAATATGAACCGATCCTCCTATTTTTTGTAATAGGTTAAGTCCTTTCCACTGAATAAAAGAGGGATGGTTGGCAATGATAAGACTTCCTCCGATTTCGGTAAGAGACGTTAATCCATCAAGAGAACTTAATTGTCCGTTATTATTTAAAGATAAATCACCTCCTATGAATTGCAATCGTGATAAACCACTAATATTAGTCAATGCTTCTGCTTTGGAAATAGAGAGTGATCCTCCTATTTTTTCTAAGGCTATTGGAGAGATTGTTTTCAGGTCAGGAGTGTCTAATAAAGCATTTTCTTTAGTATAGCTTATAGAAAGATTTCCTGTGATTTCTACAACATCCTTGAATGGAGAGATATCATGAATACCAGCAATAAATACATTTCCATCAATACGTAGGTAGTTGTTTTTAGTGTAAAAATCAATGAGAGCTTCTTGACTATTTAGATAGAGGTCTCCTTTATAGATATTTTCGGGATTAATAATTGGGGAGTTTGGAGCGTTACTAGTATCATCATCACTCTGACAGGCGTAGATAAATAAAAGAAGAACTCCGAGATAGTACACTGTTTTTTTCATTTTAATTGTTTTCTAAAGGTTTATTATATACTTAATAAGCATTGCAATTCAATCTAATATTGCAATGATATATAACTCACAAAGTGAGCAATTGATGTTTCAGCTTGAATTTCGAAACGAAAAAAAACAAGCAAATATCTTATGAGCTAACAAGAAGATAATATGCTTTTGCACGAGATGCTACGGGGAGTTCCATATTATGATGGTATAGCAACTAAAATATACCTCTTAGTATCGTACTAAGATTATCTGGTATCAATGCGTGCGCAAAAGTATTATTAATATCCTTTCTGAACGTTAAACAGTTGTTAATTGGGAATTTCTATAAACGTTAAAATGTAAATGTATCTGATAAATAAGGGGTTATCTGATACACTCCAGCTATTCTTAGTTCATATATTTGCTTGTTGTGTACTTGGTATTACTCTGAGATTATTTTAGCATTTTATTTAAATTTTAGTTTTAATATTCTGAATGGAGTTTTTGCCAGGTCTTTCCCTCCTGTAAAAGCAGAAGATTTATGCAATTGATTTACGGCGATATAAAGCCAGTCTTTATGAATTCGTAGATTGTCAGACCAATCTAATAAAGGATCTTTTTTTAGTGTCTTTAATTTTTTATTAGCTGTTAAGACATCAATACTATTGTTTTGAATATTGGTAAAATAGTGATTGTTTTGACGATCAGTTGCAGCGCCATCTGATATCGGTTTTGCTCCAGTTATGGTGATATGTGAGAAAATTTCAGCATCTTCACTTTGATCTCGTATTATCTTGGTAGGAACCTGATACCATTTAGTACCATTCATAGCTCCGTAAAATAAGGTTTCTCTATCAGCCGAAAGTGTTATAGGGTTTAGACCTATTCTGGCAGGGTTACCCAAAAAGTGTTGAACGTTTCCGTCGATAATCATATCGATGTCCTCTGATTTCATGCTCGCGGGATGGCTTATTTTTCTATACGTTCTTTTATGAATATCTACTACGATGATTCCTGGGTTACCAAAATCAGCCAGATATACAAACCCATTTTTTTCATCCACAGCCAGATCCTGAACGAAACTGGTTTTAGGGGCAAGTTCCACTGGAATGTCAAAACGCATGATTTCTTTTTTACGATCAATATCAAAAGCAAATACTCTTGTTTTACCAATGTTTAATCCAGCATCGATTACCCATAAACGATTTTCGGTGTCAAAAATGATTCCTAACGGAGTGTCTAATTTGGTATCTGATTTGGTGTCTATGGTCGATTGCACTACTTCAGTAGGGAACGCTTTATAGCTAGTGCTATCTGTTATCTCTACAAGTTGTAGATTGGTAGCTCGTAATGGATGAATACTGGAAAAAATTCTTCCTTCTTTAGATACAGCGACATTTCCTGGGTTGATATCCATTTCTGCTACAACTTCCAGCGTACCTATGGGTTTTTCCTTGGATATAGGATTCGTTTCTTTTTCTTTATTGGTAGTACAAGCCGTTATCGCTAGTAGAACCAGAGAAATAATATGAAGTTTCATATATAGTATAAATTATTTGTTTAGTGATGATTATGGTGAGTTGAAGATTCGTTTTGGTGTGAGCTGAGCACTTCCAAAATTGTTTCTACATCTAATCGGTGGGTGTAATCTTCTGGAATAAAACTGTACAGAATTTCTCTGTTTTTATTGATGATATAGGTAGCAGGCATAGGCAATTCATAGTCTGTATTCCCATTATGAATATCCACATGAAGGTTAAAGGAGTGATAGATATTTATCAAATCTTTAGGAAGGGCAAAAG contains:
- a CDS encoding GTP cyclohydrolase, whose protein sequence is MITTKEITSKGDLTTFVKFPFEIYKNSPYYVPPIIKEELDAIDPLKNPVFKNAVAKYFLAYKNNKVVGRIAAIINWIEVKEQKKKKVRFGWLDMIDDIEVTKALLQEVIKFGVEHSLEFMEGPVGFSNMDKAGILIKGFEELNTMITWYNHPYYRTHLEQLGFEDAATWVEYRIKVPTKTKDKVVKFADIIKDRYNLKLITFKNSKAILPYVNEMFDLLNKTYSSLQTFVPIQQYQIDMYKEKYIPYINPDFITCISDEKGKLIAFSIVMPSFSKALKKMKGKMFPFGFLHILKAQRKNNTAAFYLIGIDPEYQNKGVTALIFKEMNETFIRKGIKIVETNPELEENKAIQALWNGYEHELHKMRRTYKKAL
- a CDS encoding transporter is translated as MSPKSILILISFLTISYSLSAQYTKKINTNRPGRSQGAFSVGNNVLQGEGGFGFGKEKHTLRDTQTSFFTMDYEARYGLLIEQLEIRLDGTARGDVVKRTVGANEQKTTRFNFVNNTIGAKYLVFDPYKRPKKDSIDLNSWKAQHRFKWKTLIPAVSVYAGMNFNTADNPFTPVDDPSISPKFVLITQNNWTTNNFKNWVLVTNIIIDKITTENPTYGWIITTTHTINDNWAVFGEYQGQKSDFYSDDLFRIGGAYLLNNDIQFDASLTTNFKDTPSIFSLNFGGAYRFDWHKKDEIILEEGESIGIQENPDDLEDNEEDDFEDIDSEFEEEENDTLNARKTPFINDFEDDDHRQEIERELDERRTAERLERERIANEKQAKKDDKKFRKEERRRLKREAKEAKRAEKARLKEEKEKAKMIKEIDKELDQMEKEQGVDQELDEIDKELQKLDNLEKELFNEEEKDTKELEKAKEKELEEEEEDIDAQYEQMKKEEERAQKEEEKRLKKEEKRRKKEEKKRKKEEAKAKKAAEKAKKEEEEKEKELEEDDGEGL
- a CDS encoding DUF4834 family protein, which translates into the protein MQEASVVGVLKIILIIALVYYGVKIITRIFGPLLLKYVTKKAGEKFQQQFDQYQQQQQPSTDGEINYTKKSKRSTSNKEVGEYIDYEEID
- a CDS encoding YfhO family protein, which codes for MRQSDIVQYTGMARQQTDFRNNTGEEPYWTDSAFGGMPTYQLGAQYPHSYLKKIDRLIRFLPRPADYLFLYFIGFYILLLVLKVDYKLAFLGSLAFGFSTYFIIIIGVGHNAKAHAIGYMPLVLSGILLIFKKKRILGFGVLALSMGLEIAANHFQMTYYLFLAVLIMGICYLVDAFKKKTLPAFFQSVGIMVVAVLFSVLMNATSLLATKEYTKYSTRGSSDITITADGSQKTSSGLDYEYITTYSYGILESFNLFIPRFMGGSSSENIGKDAHIYEKLLAMGASPSQASMYTEGAPTYWGDQPFVGAPAYIGAVVLFLFVLALYLVKGKLKWWLVGASVLTLLLSWGKNFSVLTTLFIDYFPMYDKFRAVSSIQVIIELCVPILAVVGLQRFFSNKVTEEEKTTALKYATGIVGGIAILFLLLKGTLFNFVGARDGMLIQQLGLDFVDALKEDRKAIFTADTLRSLVLVLLVAGGCWAYLKNKIKQPLLIVGIAILIVFDLVVIDRKYVNNDNFVSAKEFRSAFVATKADNKILEDKGHYRVYDLLGDPFNSGRASYFHNALGGYHAAKMGRIQDLFEFYISKGDVSILNMFNVKYFITKDEKGAIVQENPYTNGNAWFVSSLKEVTTADDEILGLKGLKNKETALIHTDFSVKNTQYSVDSLATIKLQTHQPNKLVYTTNNSAAGFAVFSEVYYKDGWQAYIDGKPVSHVRVNYILRGLEIPEGKHTVTFAFEPQVIQTGSTITVASSILFILLLAGFIFYDFRKNKKGTHTDQAH
- a CDS encoding glycosyltransferase family 4 protein yields the protein MKKVLIITYYWPPAGGPGVQRWLKFVKYLREYAIDPVVFVPENPTYPIKDTSLSTEIPEDITVLKRSIFEPYRFAQFFSKKDTNTISKGIIARGEKQSFIQRLLLYIRGNYFIPDARKFWVKPSVRFLKKYLKKHQIDTIITTGPPHSVHLIGLELKKEMGSKWVADFRDPWTTIGYHDKLKLGKRAKEKHTSLEEEVLTNADHVLVTSNTTKHEFEAITLQPITVITNGYDYEKGVEVSLSDRFTISHIGSLLSGRNPVMLWKALYDLTEEHPDFATSLEIQLVGAVSEDVLESIKGAGLTSFLTLKGYVSHQEAVAIQRSSQLLVLIEIDVPETRCIIPGKLFEYMVSNRPILAIGPEGADIEGLIKETNTGVFYQYRDYTDIKKQLWEYYQQFLKGTLQTQPIGLQRFSRKELTRTLSEVLKKL